In a genomic window of Melospiza melodia melodia isolate bMelMel2 unplaced genomic scaffold, bMelMel2.pri scaffold_236, whole genome shotgun sequence:
- the LOC134433686 gene encoding large ribosomal subunit protein uL13-like translates to MAEPRVLVIDGRGHLLGRLAAIVAKQVLLGRRVVVVRCEGINISGNFYRNKLKFLAFLRKRMNTNPSRGPFHFRAPSRIFWRTVRGMLPHKTKRGQAALERLKVFDGIPPPYDKRKRMVVPAALKIIRLKPTRKFAVLGRLAHEVGWKYRDVTEALEEKRKEKAKIRYNKKRKMMSLRRRAERSAEKKAAPFTAVLRQHGLLL, encoded by the exons ATGGCGGAGCCGCGG gttCTGGTGATCGACGGGCGCGGGCACCTCCTGGGCCGGCTGGCGGCGATCGTGGCCAAACAGGTGCTGCTGG GCCGCCGCGTGGTCGTGGTTCGCTGCGAGGGCATCAACATCTCCGGGAACTTCTACCGGAACAAGC TGAAGTTCCTGGCCttcctgaggaagaggatgaacACCAACCCTTCCCGGGGCCCCTTCCACTTCCGAGCCCCCAGCCGCATCTTCTGGCGCACCGTGAGAG GCATGCTGCCCCACAAGACCAAGCGGGGCCAGGCGGCGCTGGAGCGGCTCAAGGTGTTCGATGGGATCCCCCCTCCCTACGACAAG CGGAAGCGCATGGTGGTGCCGGCGGCGCTGAAAATCATCCGCCTCAAACCCACCCGCAAG TTTGCCGTGCTGGGACGCCTGGCACACGAGGTGGGCTGGAAGTACCGGGACGTGACCGAGGCCCTggaggagaagaggaaggagaaggcCAAGATCCGCTACAACAAGAAGAGGAAGATGATG AGCCTGCGGCGCCGGGCCGAGCGCAGCGCGGAGAAGAAAGCGGCGCCGTTCACGGCCGTGCTGCGCCAGCACGGGCTGCTCCTGTAA
- the LOC134433685 gene encoding vesicular glutamate transporter 1-like yields MEFNREEFRRQLGAGLGRLHRFLERRQEDPESLELSSGGLSGGTPAGPRPPVLDCTFCGLPRRYGIAILCGIGFCISFGIRCNLGVAVVSMVNPAHGQVRGRYRVSPAHGQVRGRCGVSPAHGQVRDQLQGQPSPRAQFNWDPETVGMIHGSFFWGYIVTQIPGGFIAQKFAANRVFGLAIVSTSVLNMLIPSAARAHVGCVIAVRVMQGLVEGVTYPACHGIWSKWAPPLERSRLATTAFCGSYAGAVVAMPLAGVLVQYTGWSSVFYVYGSFGVLWYMFWVLVSYESPAQHPTISPEERKYIEESIGESVGSNPLLLATPWRQFFTSMPVYAIIVANFCRSWTFYLLLISQPAYFEEVFGFEISKVGLLSALPHLVMTIVVPIGGQIADFLRSRGLMSTTNVRKMMNCGGFGMEATLLLVVGYSHSRAVAISFLVLAVGFSGFAISGFNVNHLDIAPRYASVLMGLSNGVGTLSGMVCPLIVGALTRHKVRGHWGHHWGPSPGWCVP; encoded by the exons ATGGAGTTCAACAGGGAGGAGttcaggaggcagctgggggccgggctgggccggctgCACCG GTTCCTGGAGCGCCGCCAGGAGGACCCCGAGAGCCTGGAGCTGAGCTCGGGGGGGCTCTCGGGCGGGACCCCCGCCGGGCCGCGCCCCCCGGTGCTGGACTGCACCTTCTGCGGGCTGCCCCGGCGCTACGGCATCGCCATCCTCTGCGGCATCGGCTTCTGCATCAGCTTCGGCATCCGCTGCAACCTGGGCGTGGCCGTGGTCAGCATGGTCAACCCCGCCCAcgggcaggtgaggggcaggtACAGGGTCAGCCCCGCCCACGGACAGGTGAGGGGCAGGTGTGGGGTCAGCCCCGCCCACGGACAGGTGAGGGATCAGCTACAGGGTCAGCCCAGCCCC CGCGCCCAGTTCAACTGGGACCCCGAGACCGTGGGGATGATCCACGGCTCCTTCTTCTGGGGCTACATCGTCACGCAGATCCCCGGCGGCTTCATCGCCCAGAAATTCGCCGCCAACAG GGTGTTCGGGCTGGCCATCGTCTCCACCTCGGTGCTCAACATGCTGATCCCGTCGGCCGCGCGCGCGCACGTGGGCTGCGTCATCGCCGTGCGCGTCATGCAGGGCCTGGTGGAG GGCGTGACCTACCCCGCCTGTCACGGCATCTGGAGCAAGTGGGCGCCGCCCCTGGAGCGGAGCCGGCTCGCCACCACGGCCTTCTGCG GTTCGTACGCAGGCGCCGTGGTGGCCATGCCCCTGGCCGGGGTCCTGGTGCAGTACACGGGGTGGAGCTCCGTGTTCTACGTCTACg GCAGTTTCGGGGTGCTGTGGTACATGTTCTGGGTGCTGGTGTCCTACGAGAGCCCGGCCCAGCACCCGACCATCTCGCCCGAGGAGCGGAAATACATCGAGGAGAGCATCGGGGAGAGCGTGGGCAGCAACCCGCTGCTG CTGGCCACGCCCTGGCGCCAGTTCTTCACCTCCATGCCCGTCTACGCCATCATCGTGGCCAACTTCTGCCGCAGCTGGACCTTCTACCTGCTGCTCATCAGCCAGCCCGCCTACTTCGAGGAGGTGTTCGGCTTCGAGATCAGCAAG GTTGGGTTGCTCTCGGCCCTGCCCCACCTGGTGATGACCATCGTGGTGCCCATCGGGGGGCAGATCGCCGATTTCCTGCGCTCGCGCGGCCTCATGTCCACCACCAACGTGCGCAAGATGATGAACTGCGGGG GGTTCGGCATGGAGGCCACGCTGCTGCTGGTGGTCGGCTACTCGCACTCCCGCGCTGTCGCCATCTCCTTCCTGGTGCTGGCCGTGGGCTTCAGCGGCTTCGCCATCTCGG GCTTCAACGTGAACCACCTGGACATCGCGCCGCGCTACGCCAGCGTGCTGATGGGGCTGAGCAACGGCGTGGGGACCCTGTCCGGGATGGTGTGTCCCCTGATCGTGGGGGCCCTCACCCGCCACAaggtgaggggacattggggacatcattggggacccAGTCCGGGATGGTGTGTCCCCTGA
- the LOC134433683 gene encoding PIH1 domain-containing protein 1-like translates to MADPSLLSAELEADEEEEAAALRRLLLQVAPDPEEAPSAGPARAVTPQPGFCVKTRAAGGGPKVFLNVCHSPAVPPPPPVPPPGLQRLLRDPPGPGGAFRIPMSLGEPHAELDRGGRGCTAYDVVVNSGFFRTLKADPLYLEFFLTVALEGLSDKYGVELELTGWRVLRNRRCLGSIAAQNIRARPPPRIQELPGSCRGDGDPRDPRDPSPKAAEPPGPPPFVVVASPSAEEPRELQARVHLGQEGAGSLWLGLSEERLLLLRPAPPPGGAAGAAPGRQGALLELGLPLRMRADPARCRARFHRRSKVLTVTMPLLRA, encoded by the exons ATGGCGGACCCGTCGCTGCTCTCGGCCGAGCTGGAGgcggacgaggaggaggaggcggcggcgctgcggcggctgctgctgcag GTGGCCCCGGACCCTGAGGAGGCGCCGAGCGCCGGCCCCGCCCGGGCCGTGACCCCGCAGCCGG GTTTCTGTGTCAAGACCCGCGCGGCGGGCGGGGGTCCCAAGGTGTTCCTCAACGTTTGCCACTCGCCCGCggtgccgcccccgccgcccgtgccccccccggggctgcagcggctcctgCGCGACCCCCCCGGGCCCGGCGGCGCCTTCCGCATCCCCATGAGCCTGGGGGAGCCGCACGCCGAGCTGGACCGAG GGGGAAGGGGCTGCACGGCCTACGACGTGGTGGTGAACTCGGGGTTCTTCAGGACGCTCAAG GCCGACCCCCTGTACCTGGAGTTCTTCCTGACCGTGGCCCTGGAGGGGCTCTCGGACAAGTACGGGGTGGAGCTGGAGCTCACCG GCTGGCGCGTGCTGCGGAACCGGCGCTGCCTCGGCTCCATCGCGGCCCAGAACATCCGGGCGCGACCCCCGCCCCGCATCCAGGAGCTGCCGGG GAGCTGCCGGGGTGACGGGGACCCCCgcgacccccgggacccctccccaaaagccGCGGAGCCCCCCGGGCCGCCCCCGTTCGTGGTCGTGGCCTCGCCCTCGGCTGAGGAGCCACGGGAGCTGCAGGCGAGGGtgcacctgggacag GAGGGGGCGGGCTCTCTGTGGCTGGGGCTGAGCGaggagcggctgctgctgctgcgccccgcgccgccgccggggggcgctgccggggccgccccgggccgccagggggcgctgctggagctggggctgccgcTGCGCATGCGCGCCGACCCCGCGCGGTGCCGCGCGCGCTTCCACCGCCGCTCCAAG GTTCTCACGGTGACGATGCCGCTGCTGAGGGCGTGA